The Archangium primigenium genomic interval CTGGGGCGTGCCCGCGAGCGCGTGCGAGGCGCGCGACCACGCCGTGTTCCACAAGGGCAGCGGGCGCACGCTCGGTTTTGGCGCCCTGGCCACCGACGCGGCGAAGCTGGCCGTGCCCAAGCGCGAGAGCGTCACGCTCCGGCCCCGCTCGGAGCTGCGCCACCTGGGCAAGGAGCTGCCCCTGCTGGACGGGCCGGACATCGTCACCGGCCGGGCGAAGTTCGGCGCGGACGTGGTGCTGCCCGGCATGCTCACCGCCATCATCCAGCGGCCCCCGGTGGCCGGTGGCAAGGTGCTGCGCCATGACGCCACGCGCGCGCTCGCCGTGCCGGGCGTCCAGCAGGTGGTGGAGCTGCCCGCGCCCACCCTGCCCTTCGCCTTCCAGCCGCTCGGCGGCATCGCCGTGGTGGCGACCAATACCTGGGCCGCGATGAAGGGCAGCGCCGCGCTCGACATCACCTGGGACCCGGGTGACAACGCCGTCTACGACTCGGAGGCGTACAAGCAGGAGCTCACGCGCGTGCTCGGCGCGACGGGCAAGGTCGTGCGCGAGGTGGGCGACGCCAACACGCAGCTCGCCAGCGCCTCGCGCCGCCTCACCGCCGACTACCACACGCCCCACCTGGCACATGCCCCCATGGAGCCCCCGGCCGCGGTGGCGCGCTACGCGGCGGGCAGCTGCGAGGTGTGGGCCTGCACCCAGAATCCCCAGGCCGCGCGCACCGAGGTCGCCCGCGCGCTCGGCATCGACGAGGCCCAGGTCACCGTGCACGTGACGCTGCTGGGCGGCGGCTTCGGCCGCAAGTCCAAGCCGGACTACGTGGCCGAGGCCGCCCTGGTGTCGCGCGCCGTGGGCGCCCCCGTGCGCGTGCAGTGGACGCGCGAGGACGACGTGCGCCACGACTACTACCACTCCACCAGCGCCCAGCGGCTCACCGCCGCGCTCGACGACCAGGGCAAGGTGCTCGCCTGGCACCACCGCATCGCCTTCCCGCCCATCGGCTCCATCTTCTCGGGGGCCACCTACGGCGGCGACAACGAGCTCAACCAGGGCATCGTCGACCTGCCGCTCGACATCCCGAACGTCCGCGTGGAGAACGGCGAGGCCCGCGCCCACACGCGCATCGGCTGGATGCGCTCGGTGGCCAACATCTACCACGCGTTCGCCGTGCAGAGCTTCATCGACGAGATCGCCCACGCGCGTGGCACCGACTCCAAGGCCATGCTCCTGGAGGTGCTCGGCCGCCCGCGCATCGTGACGCCAAAGGAGCTGGGCGTGGAGAAGGTGCGCAACTACGGCCAGTCGCTCGAACAGCACCCCATCGACACCGCGCGCATGCACCACGTCATCGAGCGGGTGACGGCGCTGTCCCGGTGGGACGCGCGCAAGCAGGAGGGCCGGGCGCTAGGGCTCGCCGCGCACCGCAGCTTCCTCGCCTACGTGGCGGTGGTGGTGTCGGTGGTGAAGGGCGAGGACGGGGTCATCCGGGTGGACGAGGCGTGGATCGTCGCGGACGCGGGCACCATCATCAACCACGAGCGCGTGCGCGCGCAGATGGAGGGCGCGGTGGTGTTCGGACTGAGCCTGGGCCTCTATGGCGCCATCACCATGAAGGGCGGCGCCACCGAGCAGGGCAACTTCCGCGACTACCGCCTGGCGCGCCTGGCCGAGACGCCCCGGCGCATCCACGTGGAGATCGTCCCCAGCGAGGGGCCTCCGTGTGGCGTGGGTGAGCCCGGCGTGCCTCCCGTGGCCCCGGCGCTCGCCAACGCCGTCTTCGCGCTCACGGGCACCCGCGTGCGCGAGCTGCCCCTGGTCCGCTCGGTCCGCGTCTGAGCGGAGGACGGCCCCGCGCTACGGGTGCCACGTCGCGAGCCCGAGCGCGAGCAGCGCCCCGCCCAGCCGCACGGCCCGCTCGTTCTGGACGTCCCCCCCGAGCGGAATCCGCGTCTGGCGCGCGGCGCGAAGCTCGGCGGGCTGCAGGCGCAAGGCCCCCAACACGTCCTGGTCCGCGTGCAGCGTCAGCGCCCCCGAGGTGACGCCGAGGTACTGCTGGACCTCCTCGGGAGGCAGCGCGCGGAACTGCTCGAGCAGCAGGGCCCCGAGGTGCAGTCGGATGGTGCCCCGGCCCACGCCTCCGGCCGCCGCCGCCGCCTGCCCCTCCCCGAGCATCGCCGCCCGGAAGCGCATCACCGCCAGCTTCTCCAGGACCCCCACCACCTCCACGGGCTGGATGAGCTTCTCCTCGAGCAGCAGGAGCTCCGGCGCCACCCCGCGCTTCACGGCCGCCTTGCCCAGACGCGCGGCGGGCCCCGCCTCCAGCCGCTTTTCCGACACGAGCAGGGCCAGGAGCCCCTCCTCGGGCACGGTCGACTCGGAGGACACGATGTACCCATGGTCCACCGAGAAGCTGCGCACCCCCGCGGCCCCTCGGGCCACGATGCGCGCCGAGAGCTTCGACCCGGAGAGGGAGACCGCGGACAGGAAGCGGGGGTTGATCATGGGGGCTCCTCGTATTCGCCACTCCGGGACGCTAATGGCATCGAGTGCCAGGAGCAACACCAAGCGCCAGGATTGCCGAGGAAGGGAAAGTAGGTTCAGCTACGCCAATGAAGGAGAACGAAGCCGCCCTGGCGCCCGGCTCGCTGCAAGAGCGCAAGCAGCGGCTGGTCCGGGCGAACATCGCGGAGCTCGCCGTGGTGCCGCTCATCGAGCACGGCTTCGATGCCGTCACCATCGATGACCTGGCCAAGGCGGCGGGCATCTCCAAGCGGACGTTCTTCCGCTACTTCGCGACAAAGGAGGACGTGGTCACCTCCGAGTTCACCGAGGCGGGCACGGCCCTGCTGACCGCGTTGCGCCTGCGTCCCCGGGACGAGCAGCCGCTGGTGTCGCTGCGCCACGCCATCGGGTCGGTCATCGAGCGCCTCACCCAGGACGCGGAGCGCACCCGGGCGGTGCTCCGGCTCATCCAGCGCACGCCCTCCTTGCGCGGGCACTTCCTCGTCACCCAGGACCAGTGGCGCGAGCAGCTCGCCGAGGTGATCGCCGAGCGGCTGCCCCCGGGCCCCAAGTCCCCGATGCTCGCGCGCCTGACCGCCACCGTGTCCATGGGCGCGGTGGACGCGGCGATCACCGCCTGGGCGCAGAGTGACGACCGGGACATGGGCCCCGTCACGGACGAGGCCTTCGACGCGCTCACCGCCGTCGTCACGGCGGCGGCCGGGCTCCGGAAATGACTCGACGTACGACCAGGCGGGCAATCGCCGGGGCGGAGAACAACTCCGCGTGCGGATTGGCGATAATCGCCGCATGAAGATTGGCCAGCGCGCCCCGACCTGGGCTCCCCGACGCGATGCATCCTCGGACCTCGAACCGAGGACCGCGTCCCAGCAGCCTGGACAGACCCTCCGCTCGGCGCCCCGGGACGCCTTCGACGCCTCCGCCGTCGCGGGCAAGACCCCGGCGCCCCCGACCCAGCCGGCGGACGTCCAGACGCTGATGCGGGAGCAGTTCGGCGCGCTCGCCGAGGACAAAGCCACCTTTCACGACACCCTGAAGGGCATCTTCGGCGAGGGGTATGACGCGACGAAGGCCGAGCAGTACCGGCAGCAGGCGCTCGCGGGGGACTTCGAGTGGCTGCCCCCGGTGCAGTGGGTGGGCGCGGACGTGCTCGGCGGGGCGCACGGCGCCTACGACTCCGAGTCCGGCACGGTGCTGCTCAACCAGGAGCTCAAGGGCAACCCCTCGCTCGCGGCGTCCACCTATGTGGAGGAGGCGGGCCACCACCTCGACGCGCAGCTCAACGTCGCGGACACGCCGGGGGACGAGGGCGAGCTGTTCCGCCGGGTGCTCAGCGGCGAGAAGCTGAGCGCGGCGCAGATCGCCGACATCCGCGCGGAGAACGACAAGGGCCTCATCCAGCTCAACGGCCGCTCGGTCGAGGTGGAGTTCTGGAACCCCTTCAAGGCCATCGCCAAGGGAGCCAAGTCGGTGGCCAACGCCGTCGTGAACACGGCCAAGGACGTCGGCAACGCGGTCGTCTCCGTGGGCAAGGGGCTCGTCGAGGGCGCCAAGACGTTCGCCACCGGCATCGGCGAGGGCGTCGGCGGCTTCGTCTCCAACCTCGTCAAGGGCGAGGTGACGGATGCCTTCCAGTCGCTCGTGCGCGGCGCCGACAAGGCCTTCCTGCAGGCGCCCCTGCGCGTCGTGAATGGCGTGCTCGATGGCGCCGGGAATCTGATCAACGGGGCCAGCCACCTGCTGGGGCCGCTCGGCAAGCCGCTGCGGGAGGTGGGCGGCCGGGTGGTCGACGCGGCGCGCACCGTGGTCGACACCGCGGGAGGCATCGTCCGGGACGCGTTCCGCACGGTCACCGAGAGCCCCCTGGCGCTGCTGCGCGGCACGGAGGAGGCGCTCAAGCTCGGCTTCCAGGGCGAGTGGGGCAAGGCCGCGAAGCGCTTCGGCCAGGGCTTCGTCGACATGGGGACCCGGTTCGCGGGCAACATCGTGGACACGCTCATGCGCGGCATCCAGGGCGCGGCCAACGCCGGCCTCACGCTCGCCTTCGCCGAGAAGCCCTCGCGCGGGCTCAACGACTCCGAGATCCAGATGCTGCGCCAGGTCTACGGGGACTCCATCGACTACTCGCAGGTGCGCATCAAGCAGGGCGGCTCCACGGACTGGACCAACATGGCCCCGCACGTGGTGGGCAACACCGTCTACATGACCAGCGCCTGGGGCGGGGACAACTTCAACCCGGACGGCACGCTCACGGACGTGGGGCTGGAGACGCTCGTGCACGAGATGGGTCACATCTGGCAGAACCAGAACGGGGGCGGCGACTACATCCACCGCGCGCTGCTGGCCCAGTTCACCTCCTCGCTGGAGTCCGGCTCGCGCAACGGCGCCTACGAGTGGCGCGAGGGCGTCGCCCAGGGCAAGTCCTTCGCGGAGCTCAACCCGGAGCAGCAGGCCGGACTGATGGAGGAGATTGGCCGGGGCCTGAAGGGGGATGGGCAGGTGACGCCCCAGGACTGGGTGCCCGCCCTGAGCCCCGCCGAGCTGGACTACGCCATGGAGGCGTGGGCCATGGTGAAGCGCGGCGAGGGCTCGCGCTGACCCGCGCTCACTCCACGCGCGCCGTCAGCCGGTAGTCCCAGCTGAAGGGGACCGTGTTGTCCACACGGCCCTGCTCGAGGATGGTCAGCAGGTAGCGCCCGGCGCGCGCGGTGGGCACGCGCAGCTCGTAGGTCCCGATCTGGTAGCCCCGCACGTCCAAGAGGAGCAGCTCCACGCCGGGCGCCTTCCAGGCCTCGTCGGGGCCACGCGAGCAGAAGCGGTGGCGATCCTCGTAGAGCAACCCTCCGTCCGGCCCGTTCACGGTGAAGGCCGGGCAGTTGTCCTGGCCCAGCGACTCCATGCGGAAGACGAGCGTGCGTGCCTCGGGCGCCTCGAGCGCGAAGACATCCGGGTTGCCCTGGTTCGCCCGGGCCTCGATGGGCGTGCCCGGGGTGAGCGGCGTCGCCTGGGAGGCATCGTCATTGGGCTCGAACGCATCGTCGAGCCGGGTGCCACGGGGACAACCCGCCAACAGCAGGAGCACGAGGGAAGCGTGGAGGCGCCACATGCGCCCGAACCCTGGCACACCTGGGAGGCTCGCGCCTAGGGTGCCGCCCCCCTGCTCGCCGCGGGCGCTGAAACACCGTGAAACGCGCCCTGAAACAGCCGGGAACGCGAGGTCTCTCGGGGGCGCCGGGTCCACGGGCTGGCATGCGCGCTGCACTGGGGTTCGGGCTCGACGCACGCCCACCTCGGGCGGAGCCATCCACGGGAGAGCGACATGAGCGACACGGTGAGCGAGCACGTCCGCGCGCAGGGGCAGGAAGCGCGGCTCGCCCGGAGTCCAGGCACGGCGCGGCATCGCATCCTCATCATCGGCGGCGGGACGGCGGGCCTGTGCGTGGCGGCCCGTCTGGCGCGCGCGGGCCAGAAGGACGTGGCCATCCTCGAGCCCAGCGCCCACCATTACTACCAGCCCCTGTGGACACTCGTGGGCGCGGGCGCGGCGCGCATCGAGGACACCGTGCGCGACGAGGCCCGCTACATCCCCAAGGGCGTGACGTGGATCCAGGACTGGGCCGAGGAGGTGGACCCAGTCGCCCGCACGGTGGGCACGCGCGGCGGACAGCGGCTCGGCTACGACTTCCTCGTGGTGGCGCCCGGCATCCAGCTCGATTGGAACAAGGTGCGCGGCCTGCGCGAGGCGCTCGAGTCCCGGCCCAACGTCTCCAGCAACTACGACGTGCGCTACGCCCCCAAGACGTGGGAGATGCTCCGCGCCTTCCAGGGGGGCACCGCGCTCTTCACCCACCCGGCCACGCCGGTGAAGTGCGCGGGCGCACCGCAGAAGATCATGTACCTGGCGGCGGACCACTTCCGGAAGCGGGGCCTCCAGGACGCGGCGCACGTCGTCTTCGCCTCGGCGAACAAGTCCATCTTCGGCGTGAAGGAGTACGCCGCCGTGCTGGAGGGGGTGGTGAAGCGCTATGGCATCGACACGCGCTTCCAGCACAACCTGGTGGAGGTGCGGGGCGCGGCGAACGAGGCCGTCTTCACGCGCACGACGCCCGAGGGCTCGGCCGAAGAGGTCGTCCTGCCCTATGACGTGCTCCACGTGTGCCCGCCCCAGAGCGCGCCGGACTTCATCCAGAAGAGCCCGCTGGCCTGGCACGAGGGCCCCACCCGGGGCTGGGTGAAGGCGGACAAGTACACGCTGCGCCATCCGGACCACCCGGAGGTCTTCGCCCTGGGAGACGCCTCGGACCTGCCGACCTCGCGCACCGGCGCCGCCATCCGCAAGCAGGCGCCCGTGCTGGTGGAGAACCTGCTCGCCGTCATGCGCGGCCAGGAGCCCACCGCCACGTACGACGGCTACGCCTCCTGCCCGCTCACCACCGGCTATGGCAAGCTGCTGCTCGCCGAATTCGGCTACGAGGGCAAACCCACGCCCTCCTTCCCCCTCATCGACAGCCTCAAGGAGCGGCGCGACATGTGGCTGCTCAAGAAGTACGGCCTGCCGCGGCTCTACTGGGACTTGATGCTCCGGGGCAGGGCCTGAGCGACGCTCGCTCATGACCCACCCGCCCTCCCTGGAACTGTCCGCCCTGGAAGCCCTCGCCGGTCCCCTGCTGCTCGTCGACGCTCGGGGGCGGGTGACCGCCGCCACCCCCGAGGCCCTCACCCGGCTCGGGGCCGCGCTGCGCCCGGGACGCCCGCTCTCGGAGGTGCTGGGCCTGCCCGGGGGCCCCGAGGCCCTCGCGGCGCTCTCTCACCCGGGGCGCGGGCCCGAGGGCACCCGGGCGCGCGCCATCGCCCTGGAGCCCCACGGACAGGGCGGCGGCTGGGTGGTGTTGCTCGGGGACGCGCCCGGCCCTCGGGAGAGCGCCGAGGAGACGTTCCACGGCATGTGGACGCGCGAGCCGGCGATGCAGCACCTGTTCCGGCTGGTGGAGAAGGTGGCGCGCACCGAGTCGAGCGTGCTCGTGCGCGGCGAGTCCGGCACGGGCAAGGAGCTGGTGGCCAATGCCCTGCACGCCATCTCCTCGCGGCACAAGGGCCCCTTCCGGGCCATCAACTGCGCCGCGCTGCCGCCGAGCCTCCTGGAGAGCGAGTTGTTCGGCCACACCCGGGGGGCCTTCACCGGCGCGGTGCGCGACAGCCCGGGCCACTTCCGGCTCGCCGAGGGCGGCACGCTCTTCCTCGACGAGGTGGGGGAGATTCCCCTGGAGTCGCAGGGCAAGCTGCTGCGGGCGCTCGAGACGCGCACCGTCATCCCCGTGGGGGGCGGCGCGGCGGTGCCGGTGAACGTGCGCATCGTCGCCGCCACGCACCGGGCGCTGCGCCGCGAGGTGGAGGCGGGCCGCTTCCGCGCGGACCTGATGTACCGGCTGCGCGTGGTGCCGCTGTTCCTGCCCTCGCTGCGCGAGCGGAGAAGCGACATCCTCCCCCTGGCGTGGCGGTTCCTCGCGCAGTGGGAGCGCCCGGGCTCGCGGCGCGTGGAGCGCATGTCCCCCGGCGCCGAGCGCCTGCTGCGCGGCCACGACTGGCCGGGCAACGTGCGCGAGCTGCGCAACGTGATGGAGTACGCCTTCGTCATCGGCGAGGGCCCGGTGCTGCACGAGGCCGACCTGCCCCCCGAGTTCTCCGAGGTCCGCCCGCGGCCCGCCGCGTCCCCTCCCCCGGCGCCCGCGCCCGCGCTGTCCGCCGAGACCCTCCAGGCGGCCCTGGACCGGGCGGGTGGCAACCGCACCGAGGCGGCCCGCCTGCTGGGCATCAGCCGGGTCACCCTGTGGCGCCGGCTGCGCGGCCGGTAGGGTGTTTCAGGGCGTTCGCGCGCAACGCGTCCCCGCCCCCGTCGGAGACGGTCCTCCGAGGGAGCGGCCCTGGCATGGGGCTCGCACTGGCGCGGGGGCATGCACTTCCGACAGCTCCTCGACCCCGAGTCCTCGACCTACACCTATCTCCTGGGCGACCCGGCCACGCGGCACGCGGCGCTCATCGATCCCGTGCTCGAGCAACTGGAGCGGGACCTGGCGTGCGTGGAGGAGCTGGGCCTCACGCTCACGCAGGTGCTGGAGACGCACGTGCACGCGGACCACATCACCGCGGCGGGCGTGCTGCGCGAGCGCACCGGGTGCCAGGTGGTGGCGAGCGAGCGGGGCGCGGCGTGCGTGAGCCGACGGGTACGGCATGGCGACGAGGTGCGGGTGGGCGGCCTGTGCCTGCGGGTGCTCGCCACGCCCGGCCACACGGACGACAGCGTGAGCTACCTGCTGGAGGACCGGGTGTTCACCGGGGACACGCTGCTCGTGCGCGCCAACGGGCGCACGGACTTCCAGAATGGCGACGCGGGCCAGCTCCACGACTCCATCACCCAGGTGCTCTTCGCCCTGCCCGACGACACGCGCGTCTACCCCGCGCACGACTACCAGGGCCGCACGGAGACGACCATCGGCGAGGAGAAGCGGCACAACCCGCGCCTCGCCGGCAAGAGCCGCGAGGAGTTCATCCACCTCATGGCGAACCTGCGCCTGCCGCCGCCCCGGAAGATGGACGTGGCGGTGCCCGCCAACCGCGCCTGTGGACGCGCCGTGCCCGTCGTGCCCGCCGTGGGCGACATCGCGCCCGAGCACCTGGGCACCCTGGGCGGGGGCGTGCGCTACGTCGACGTGCGCGAGCCCGACGAGTTCCACGGCCCCCTGGGCCACCTGCCCGGCGCGGAGCTGGTGCCGCTGGCGACCCTGGAGGACACGAGCGCGGGGTGGGATCGGGAGGCGCCGCTGCTGCTCATCTGCCGCTCGGGCAACCGCTCCGGCCGGGCGGCGCGGGCCCTGGCCGAGCGGGGCTTCCGCCGGCTCTACAACCTCCAGGGCGGCATGCTCGCGGTGCGCGCGATGCCCGGGACGGACGCCTGAGCCCCATGTCCCTGCTCGGTCTTCCGCTCGCGGTGCTCATCGGCCTGAGTCTGGGGCTGCTCGGAGGGGGCGGCTCGATCCTCACCGTGCCCCTGCTCGTCTACGTCCTGGGAGTGGAGCCCAAGCAGGCCATCGCCCTGGGGCTGGCGACCGTGGGCAGCACGAGCCTCGTGGGCGCGTGGGGCCACTGGCGCGAGGGCAACCTCCAGCCGCGCGCGGCCCTGCTCTTCGGCGGACTGGCCATGGGCGGCAGCTTCGCGGGCGCGCGCCTGTCGGTCTTCCTGACGGGAGCGCAGCAGCTGTTGCTGTTCGCCACGGTGATGTGGGTGGCGGCGGTGTTCCTGTCGCGCAAGGCCCGGCGAGCCGCGCCCGCGCGGGCGCCCGTGCCCCACCGGGCCCCCCGCGTCCTGGTGGCCGGGGCCGCGCTGGCGGTGGGGGCCCTCACGGGGCTGGTGGGCGTGGGTGGAGGCTTCCTCATCGTCCCGGCGCTCGTGCTGCTCGTCGGCCTGCCGATGAAGCGCGCCGTGGGCACGAGCCTGCTCGTCATCGCGATGAACTCCCTGGTCGGCTTCGCGGGGCACCTGGGCCACGTGGAGGTGCCCTGGGCGCGCCTGGGGGCCTTCTCGGCCCTGGCCATCGTGGGCATCCTCGCGGGCACCCGGCTGTCGCGGAGCGTGTCCCAGGCGGCGCTCCAGCGCGCCTTCGCGGGGCTGCTCGTGGTGATGGGGACGTGGATGCTCTACCAGAACCGGCGCGCCCTCGCCCCGCTGCACCCGGGCGAGGCCCACGCGCGGCCGACCGGCTCAGGCGTGCCGGAAGCGCGCGCCCTCGGTGGTGCGGCCCAGGGTGAAGCGCAGTGACTGCTCCAGCGAGGGGTGGAGGAAGGGGAAACCCTGGCGGGTGGCCACCTCCGGGTGCACGCGGGTGCTGCCGAGCAGCATCGCGTCGCCCATCTCCCCGAAGAGCGCGCGCACCGCGGGCGCCGGCAGGGGCACGAGCGCGGGCCGCGACAGCACGTGGCCCAGGGTCCGGGCGAACTCCGCCTGGCGCACGGGCTGGGGCGACACCGCGTTGAGCGCGCCCCGCACGTCCGGGGTGAAGAGGGCGAAGTGGACGAGCCCGAGCACGTCCTCCAGGCACACCCAGCTCAGCCACTGCTGGCCGTCGCCGATGCGGCCCCCCGCGCCGGCGAGGAAGGCGGGCAGCATCTTGCCCAAGGCGCCGCCCCGCGCGCTCAAGACCACGCCCAGGCGCAGGTTCACCACGCGGATGCCCGCGCGCTCCGCCGGGGCCGTGGCCTCCTCCCACTCGCGCGTGATGTCGGCGAGGAAGCCCTGCCCGGGCGCGCTCGTCTCGGTGAGCACCTCCTCGCCCCGCGCGCCGTAGAAGCCCAGGGCGGACGCGCACACCAGCACGCGCGGGGGGCGCGCCAGCCGCGCGAGCGACTCGCACAGCACCCGCGTGCCCTCCACCCGGCTGGCGCGGATGCGCGCCTTGCGCTCGGGCGTCCACCGGCCGTCGGCGATGGGCTCGCCCGCCAGGTGCACCACCGCGTCCAGGCCCTCCAGCGCGGCCACGTCCATGTCGCCCTGCCCCGGGGCCCAGGCGATGTCCCCCGCCTCGGGACGGCCCCGCACGAGCCGCCGCACCCGATGTCCGCCCGTGGTGAGGAAGGGCACGAGCGCGCCGCCCACCAGCCCCGACGCGCCGCTCACCGCCACCGTCAGCCGCGGCTGGGAGGCGAACGCCTGGTGGCGCCGCAGATCCTCGCGCGTCACCGTGTGGCGGTAGGCGAACATCCGCTCCAGGCGGTGGCGCGCGT includes:
- a CDS encoding molybdopterin cofactor-binding domain-containing protein; the encoded protein is MSNTIRLSRRSFLEGLGLVAAGLALELTPTNAAAAMPTAWPPVPETGFRPNVFVHVAPDGVVTMVCHRSEMGQGVRSSLPVLIADELGADMARVKLVQGDGDTAYGDQNTDGSSSVRKIFDELRYVGATARTMLVAVAAKRWGVPASACEARDHAVFHKGSGRTLGFGALATDAAKLAVPKRESVTLRPRSELRHLGKELPLLDGPDIVTGRAKFGADVVLPGMLTAIIQRPPVAGGKVLRHDATRALAVPGVQQVVELPAPTLPFAFQPLGGIAVVATNTWAAMKGSAALDITWDPGDNAVYDSEAYKQELTRVLGATGKVVREVGDANTQLASASRRLTADYHTPHLAHAPMEPPAAVARYAAGSCEVWACTQNPQAARTEVARALGIDEAQVTVHVTLLGGGFGRKSKPDYVAEAALVSRAVGAPVRVQWTREDDVRHDYYHSTSAQRLTAALDDQGKVLAWHHRIAFPPIGSIFSGATYGGDNELNQGIVDLPLDIPNVRVENGEARAHTRIGWMRSVANIYHAFAVQSFIDEIAHARGTDSKAMLLEVLGRPRIVTPKELGVEKVRNYGQSLEQHPIDTARMHHVIERVTALSRWDARKQEGRALGLAAHRSFLAYVAVVVSVVKGEDGVIRVDEAWIVADAGTIINHERVRAQMEGAVVFGLSLGLYGAITMKGGATEQGNFRDYRLARLAETPRRIHVEIVPSEGPPCGVGEPGVPPVAPALANAVFALTGTRVRELPLVRSVRV
- a CDS encoding TetR family transcriptional regulator, giving the protein MKENEAALAPGSLQERKQRLVRANIAELAVVPLIEHGFDAVTIDDLAKAAGISKRTFFRYFATKEDVVTSEFTEAGTALLTALRLRPRDEQPLVSLRHAIGSVIERLTQDAERTRAVLRLIQRTPSLRGHFLVTQDQWREQLAEVIAERLPPGPKSPMLARLTATVSMGAVDAAITAWAQSDDRDMGPVTDEAFDALTAVVTAAAGLRK
- a CDS encoding NAD(P)/FAD-dependent oxidoreductase, encoding MSDTVSEHVRAQGQEARLARSPGTARHRILIIGGGTAGLCVAARLARAGQKDVAILEPSAHHYYQPLWTLVGAGAARIEDTVRDEARYIPKGVTWIQDWAEEVDPVARTVGTRGGQRLGYDFLVVAPGIQLDWNKVRGLREALESRPNVSSNYDVRYAPKTWEMLRAFQGGTALFTHPATPVKCAGAPQKIMYLAADHFRKRGLQDAAHVVFASANKSIFGVKEYAAVLEGVVKRYGIDTRFQHNLVEVRGAANEAVFTRTTPEGSAEEVVLPYDVLHVCPPQSAPDFIQKSPLAWHEGPTRGWVKADKYTLRHPDHPEVFALGDASDLPTSRTGAAIRKQAPVLVENLLAVMRGQEPTATYDGYASCPLTTGYGKLLLAEFGYEGKPTPSFPLIDSLKERRDMWLLKKYGLPRLYWDLMLRGRA
- a CDS encoding sigma-54 interaction domain-containing protein, whose amino-acid sequence is MTHPPSLELSALEALAGPLLLVDARGRVTAATPEALTRLGAALRPGRPLSEVLGLPGGPEALAALSHPGRGPEGTRARAIALEPHGQGGGWVVLLGDAPGPRESAEETFHGMWTREPAMQHLFRLVEKVARTESSVLVRGESGTGKELVANALHAISSRHKGPFRAINCAALPPSLLESELFGHTRGAFTGAVRDSPGHFRLAEGGTLFLDEVGEIPLESQGKLLRALETRTVIPVGGGAAVPVNVRIVAATHRALRREVEAGRFRADLMYRLRVVPLFLPSLRERRSDILPLAWRFLAQWERPGSRRVERMSPGAERLLRGHDWPGNVRELRNVMEYAFVIGEGPVLHEADLPPEFSEVRPRPAASPPPAPAPALSAETLQAALDRAGGNRTEAARLLGISRVTLWRRLRGR
- a CDS encoding rhodanese-like domain-containing protein, which produces MRYVDVREPDEFHGPLGHLPGAELVPLATLEDTSAGWDREAPLLLICRSGNRSGRAARALAERGFRRLYNLQGGMLAVRAMPGTDA
- a CDS encoding sulfite exporter TauE/SafE family protein, producing MSLLGLPLAVLIGLSLGLLGGGGSILTVPLLVYVLGVEPKQAIALGLATVGSTSLVGAWGHWREGNLQPRAALLFGGLAMGGSFAGARLSVFLTGAQQLLLFATVMWVAAVFLSRKARRAAPARAPVPHRAPRVLVAGAALAVGALTGLVGVGGGFLIVPALVLLVGLPMKRAVGTSLLVIAMNSLVGFAGHLGHVEVPWARLGAFSALAIVGILAGTRLSRSVSQAALQRAFAGLLVVMGTWMLYQNRRALAPLHPGEAHARPTGSGVPEARALGGAAQGEAQ
- a CDS encoding TIGR01777 family oxidoreductase; translated protein: MGKSRVFEARSPMPVSAEALFAWHDREGAFMRLAPPWETVEVVEHQGEGIREGARVVVRLRLGPLSQTLTARHTRYVPGSLFQDVQEAGPFSKWIHTHRMWDEGSAGTSLLEDEVEYVLPVGALGQAAGGGYARHRLERMFAYRHTVTREDLRRHQAFASQPRLTVAVSGASGLVGGALVPFLTTGGHRVRRLVRGRPEAGDIAWAPGQGDMDVAALEGLDAVVHLAGEPIADGRWTPERKARIRASRVEGTRVLCESLARLARPPRVLVCASALGFYGARGEEVLTETSAPGQGFLADITREWEEATAPAERAGIRVVNLRLGVVLSARGGALGKMLPAFLAGAGGRIGDGQQWLSWVCLEDVLGLVHFALFTPDVRGALNAVSPQPVRQAEFARTLGHVLSRPALVPLPAPAVRALFGEMGDAMLLGSTRVHPEVATRQGFPFLHPSLEQSLRFTLGRTTEGARFRHA